GGCCCTCAAGACGGCGGATGCGGGTTATCTGACCCGTAAGCTCGCGGATGTCGCGCAGAATGTCGTGGTGACGATGTACGACTGCGGCACGACTCAGGGCGTCACCAAGAGCGTGATCCACCGCGGTGAAAAGGTCGAAAAAGGGCTTGCGGAATCAATTAAAGGCCGTGTCAGCCGTCACAATATTGTCAACCCGATCACCGACGAGGTGATTGTCCGTGAAAACGAGCTCATCACCTCCGAGATTGCCCGCAAAATCGAGGAACTGGGGTTGACAAAGATCCAGGTCCGCAGCCCCATGACGTGCGAAGCACCGCTGGGCGTCTGCGCCCTGTGCTACGGCATGGACCTCTCCACAGGCCGGTTGGTGGAAGAGGGGCTCGCGGTCGGGATCATCGCGGCGCAAAGCATCGGCGAGCCGGGGACGCAGCTCACGATGCGGACGTTCCACATCGGTGGGACGGCGGCCCGCGCCCTGGAGGAAGACTCCGTCAAAGCCACCCGCGAAGGATATGTCCGTCTGGTTCGGGTCAACGTTGTGACCAACCCGGAGGGCATGGACGTCATCGTCTCGCCCAGTGGGCAGGTCATCATCGAGGATGAAAAACACCGGGAACTGGAAAAGTTCGATGTGCCAAAGGGCGCATTCCTCCTGGTGAAAGAAGGCGAAAAGGTTACGCCGGGCCAAATAATCTGTCGCTGGGAACGGCACAGCATTCCGGTGATCGCCGAGCGTGGTGGCCGGGTTCGGTTTGAAGACCTCATCGAGAACGAGACCCTCCGCATTGAGCACGATCCGACGACGGGCGCGGAACGTCTCTTCGTTCTGGAGTACCGCGGTGATTACCAGCCTCAGATCGTGATCGAAGATCCGGAAACCGGCAAGATTGTTGAATATCAGTACTTGCCGGAAAAGGCGCAGATCCTTGTGCGAGAAGGGGATATCGTTCAGCCGGGTACGTTGCTAGCGAAGCAACCCCGCGACGTCATCCGTACCCAGGACATCACCGGTGGTCTGCCCCGCGTGACGGAGATCTTTGAGGCCCGCCGGCCGAAAGATCCGGCCGTCATTGCCGAAATCAGTGGGTATGTGGAAATCCTTGGAGAAAAGCGAAAAGGCGGACGGCGCACCATCGTCATCCGCAGCGAGAGTGGAATCGAGCGTGAGCACCTGGTGGGGCCTGGAAAGCACCTTCGCGTCCACACCGGTGACTATGTGCAGGCGGGTTACAGCCTGGTGGAAGGTCCCCTCGATCCTCACGAGATCCTGCGAATCTCCGGCGAGGAAGAACTGCAGCGTTACCTCGTGCAAGAGATTCAGAGCGTCTACCGCCAGCAACAGGTGGACATCAACGACAAACACATCGAAATCATCGTCGCTCAGATGCTCCGCAAGGTGAAAGTCATGGAAGGTGGTGACACCGGGTTGCTGGAGGGAACGCTGATCGACAAGTTCGAATTTCGGCGTCGTAACGCGGAACTCGCCAAGTGCGTGAAGATCGTCGATCCCGGCGATACGAATTATCACGAGGGTGAAATCGTACCGCGCGAGGTGTTCGAACAGCAAAACGCGCAGGTGGAGAGCCGGGGTGGCCGGCCCGCCAAGGCCGTGGCGCCCACGCTTGCGCGGGCCTCAGTCCAGTTGCTCGGTATCACCCGCGCCGCGGTGCAAAGTGATAGCTTCATTTCGGCGGCAAGCTTCCAGGAAACGACGCGGGTGCTCACCGAGGCGGCGCTTGCCAGTAAAGTTGACCGGCTTGTCGGGCTGAAGGAGAACGTCATTCTGGGCCGTTTGATCCCGGCTGGCACGGGCTTCCGGAAGTATCAGGAGGCTGAAGTGCGTCTGCGGCCGGAGGCCCTCGAGAAGCTGGCTGCCCGTGCCACGACACCGAGCACCCACCGGTATGCACTCCTGGAGGATATTCCACCGGCAGGCTCTCAACCGGTGGAGTCTGCGACGCAGGGCAATGGCGGAATGCAGGACAATCGGGTGCAGATCTCGTCCTCCAGCGAGAATGCCTCCGGACAGGGTGACGCCGTTTCGCAGTCACCAACAGGCCAGGGCGATGCACCCGCCAACTGAGTGAAACGGATTCCTTTGCCGCATGAGATCGAGGCCCGTGCTCAATTCCGAGCACGGGCTTTTGTTCGTACTACCCCGTGTTCCGCCTTAAGGGCATTATCGTGTGCCCGAATGACTTTCTCGGTCTCTCGACACACCGTGCGAAAAGCCTTAGAGGGCCAATCCGCGGAACGACCGACACGCTAATTGGGGCTTTTCCTTCAATCACTCACCGAGGCTGTTTGTGCCGACGTGACTCCGGACGTGCTTCAGAAGGACATCCACGACCTGGTCCACAGATAGGCCGTCAGTCTGGATTTCAATGGCATCGGGAGCTTTTTTGAGAGCACCGAAAGGACGCCGCGAATCCTGCTCATCCCGTTGCAGGAGTTCTTCCAAAACTTTCTCGTAAGCAATGTCAATTCCTTTCTCTTTGAAATCCCGCCAGCGCCGCCGGGCCCGTTCCTCCGGCGATGCAACGAGAAAAAACTTGACACGTGCATCCGGAAAAACGAGTGTCCCTTGATCACGGCCTTCGGTGACGAGGGACTCACGAGCAGCAATGGCCCGCTGCTGAGCGATGAGAAACTCGCGAACGAGCGGAACGTCAGCCGCGCGAGCGGTTTCTCGAGTGATCTCGGGCGAACGGATCAAATCCGACACATCTTCCCCATTGAGAAAGATGCGATCCTGTTCTACGTGAAGTTC
This is a stretch of genomic DNA from Thermogutta terrifontis. It encodes these proteins:
- the cmk gene encoding (d)CMP kinase, producing MTREQVDMEPSPSHSGSGTHELSGPLVVTIDGPAGAGKSTVAKKLAERLGIRYLDTGAMYRAVALAGHRQGVNWHDNEQVRRLLQSLELHVEQDRIFLNGEDVSDLIRSPEITRETARAADVPLVREFLIAQQRAIAARESLVTEGRDQGTLVFPDARVKFFLVASPEERARRRWRDFKEKGIDIAYEKVLEELLQRDEQDSRRPFGALKKAPDAIEIQTDGLSVDQVVDVLLKHVRSHVGTNSLGE